The sequence CCGACCTCTGCGGTCACCGCGGCGTCGCTGACGTCCACCTTCGCCTGGCGGCCGACGAGGCCGAGGGCGCTGCCGAAGCAGGCGGCGTAGCCGGCGGCGAAGAGCTGCTCGGGGTTGGTGCCCTCGCCGTTGCCGCCCAGCTCCACCGGCGGGGCCAGCTTGAGGTCGATCTTGCCGTCGGAGGAGACGGCACGACCGTCGCGGCCATGGGTGGCGGTGGCGACAGCGGTGTAGAGCGCGTCCATGAAGACCATCCCTCTCGGAGTCATCTGCGATCCGGCGGCTCCTGTCCGGCCGCCCTCACGACCACAAGTAGAGCACACGATTCAGTTGCGCACAACTAAATGACTTGCCGGAGCTATCCTTGAGCCATGACCGCCACCCAGACCCCTGCCCCCGAGGCGGACTGGCTCCGTCTGGACCGCCAGATCTGCTTCTCGCTGCACGCCGCGTCCCGCGCCTTCAACGGCGTCTACCGCGTGATCCTCAAGGACCTCGGGCTCACCTATCCGCAGTACCTGGTGATGCTGGTGCTGTGGGAGCAGGGCGACCTGCCGGTCAAGAAGCTGGGCGAGCATCTGCGCCTCGACTCCGGCACGCTCTCCCCGCTGGTCAAGCGGCTGGAGGGAGCCGGTCTCGTCCGGCGCGAACGCAGCCTGGAGGACGAGCGTTCGGTGCAGGTGCGGCTCACCGAGGAGGGCGCGGCGCTGCGCGAGCGGGCCCTGCAGGTGCCGCGCCGCATCCTGGCGGCGACGGGCTTCGACCCGGCCGAGATCGGCGAGCTGCGCGAACGCCTGGACCGGCTCACGACCGCCCTGGACGCGGCGGCCCTGGAAGAGGCGTAGAAGCAAGGGGCTCGGGAGCAAGGGCTCACGGAGCCCCGCCGACCCGGCTCGGGCGGACGTAGAGCCGGACGGCCACCTCGCCCTGCACTAACTCCCGCCCGGGAACGAACTCCTGCGCGAGGACGGCGAGTTTGGCCCGCTCGACGTGGCTGCCCGGCTTCCAGCGCCCGGCGAGCAGATCCCGGTCGGCGACGACCCACACCCGGTCGAGCCGGGCCATCCGGCGGCGCAGGGTGCCCGGGTCCACCTCCCGCCCGTACAGCGTCCCGGACTCGGCCCCGCTCTCCGCCAGGGCCACGTCCCGGGCCCCCCGGAACGCCCCCGGGTAGGCGAGCGCCACGTTCCGCGCCTGCGCCGGCAGAAAGAGCACGGAGTCCCCGGCCCGCAACCGCCGCGCGGCGACCCGGGAGACAGCGGCGAGGTCATCGGGCCGGCGTTCGGGGCTGCGGTCATCGCGAAGAAGCGGGAACTGCTGGACAAGGACGAGCACGAGCCCGAGAACACCGGCCAGTCCAGCCACCTGCGACGGCCGACCGAGCCACCGGACGCCGACGATCAGCGGGCGCCGCACTCGTCCGGGTCGGGGGACGGCAGGCGGGGGGTGGGACGAGTGCGGCCCGTTCAACGCCCCACCGTCATGCGGACGGTCGCGCGGTGCGGGGCACCTCTTCGGCGGTTCGTCGTCGTGTGGGCAGTCGTTCCGCAGGGCGACGGGGGGCCCGCCACTCGAGCGGAGCCGAGAGTGGGGGAGGGCGGGCACACGGCGGCCGGCGGCCGGCAGGCGGCCGAGTGCCCCGGCCATCCGCTCAGCCCCCGCCGCCACCAACACCGGCGCCCCCGACAGGGCATAGAGCACGTACCGGTCGACGTACAGCGGCGAAACCTGCGACACCAGCATCAACGCGACCGGCGGCACCACGGCCAACGGCAGACAGACCCCCGCGCAGGTCAGCTCCCCGCGCCGCCCCGCCAACCCCGCCAGCCCCAGCACGGCCAGCCCGAGACACGTCCAGTACATCCCGTCCGCCGGCCCGAGAAACGTCCGCAGCAGACCCTGCGCCGTCTCCACCGTCGGCACCCGCAACCACGCCACCTGCGCCGACTGTTCGCGCGAGACGAGCACCATCGGCAGCAGCGCCAGCGACACCGTGCCCGCCGCACACCCCCACCCCCGCCACACCCGCACCCCCGCCCGGGCCAGCGCCAGCGACACCGCGTGGGCGAGCAGCAGCAGGACCGCGAACTCGTGCAGCCAGCAGGTGACGCCGAGGACGGCGCCGTACCCCCACCAGGACCCCCGCCGCACGGCCCGGACGAACAGCAGCGTCGCCCACGTGGCGCCGGCCGCGACCAGGGCGTAGGAGCGGCCCTCCTGCGCGTAGTGACCGGCCATCGGCGAGATCGCGTACAGCAGCCCGGCCCACAGCCCGACGCGCGGCCGGACCAGCCGGGCACCGAGCGCGGCCACCAGGCCCGCGGTGAGGGCCGCCGCGCAGACGGACGGAAGCCTGAGGACGACCT is a genomic window of Streptomyces griseochromogenes containing:
- a CDS encoding organic hydroperoxide resistance protein gives rise to the protein MDALYTAVATATHGRDGRAVSSDGKIDLKLAPPVELGGNGEGTNPEQLFAAGYAACFGSALGLVGRQAKVDVSDAAVTAEVGIGKQGEGFGLKVTLRIELPENVDEATGRKLVETAHQVCPYSNATRGNIEVDLVVE
- a CDS encoding MarR family winged helix-turn-helix transcriptional regulator, which gives rise to MTATQTPAPEADWLRLDRQICFSLHAASRAFNGVYRVILKDLGLTYPQYLVMLVLWEQGDLPVKKLGEHLRLDSGTLSPLVKRLEGAGLVRRERSLEDERSVQVRLTEEGAALRERALQVPRRILAATGFDPAEIGELRERLDRLTTALDAAALEEA
- a CDS encoding glycosyltransferase family 39 protein, with amino-acid sequence MFALGLWGLDRGGMWRDEAVTFQVSGRTVPQIWRLLHEVDAVHGLYYLLMHAVLAVHPGEVVLRLPSVCAAALTAGLVAALGARLVRPRVGLWAGLLYAISPMAGHYAQEGRSYALVAAGATWATLLFVRAVRRGSWWGYGAVLGVTCWLHEFAVLLLLAHAVSLALARAGVRVWRGWGCAAGTVSLALLPMVLVSREQSAQVAWLRVPTVETAQGLLRTFLGPADGMYWTCLGLAVLGLAGLAGRRGELTCAGVCLPLAVVPPVALMLVSQVSPLYVDRYVLYALSGAPVLVAAGAERMAGALGRLPAAGRRVPALPHSRLRSSGGPPVALRNDCPHDDEPPKRCPAPRDRPHDGGALNGPHSSHPPPAVPRPGRVRRPLIVGVRWLGRPSQVAGLAGVLGLVLVLVQQFPLLRDDRSPERRPDDLAAVSRVAARRLRAGDSVLFLPAQARNVALAYPGAFRGARDVALAESGAESGTLYGREVDPGTLRRRMARLDRVWVVADRDLLAGRWKPGSHVERAKLAVLAQEFVPGRELVQGEVAVRLYVRPSRVGGAP